One Cucumis melo cultivar AY chromosome 8, USDA_Cmelo_AY_1.0, whole genome shotgun sequence genomic window, GAGATTCACATACCACACCCAATCGAATAGTAAAATCGGCCGAATTCAATCGAATCGAATTAAATCGCATCGCATCGCATCCTCCTCATCGGCATATTGCAACAAAAATCGACGTGAATTTCACAACCGAAAGGATCAAACGAGATTCAAACTCTAACGAACTCATATTCCTTAGCCATTGCATCTGTTCTATAGAAACTCCTCAACAATCTCACCGAAATCGAATCTGCCATTGCAGCATTCAACAGCGCTAACAATTTCTTCAAAAGCAGAGACACTACAAGGAACCACAAGCGCATTCCTCTGTTCGAATCCGAACTCTCTGTACGCTTTATCGAGCACCATCCTGAAGAGCGGATGCGACAGGAAACTCGTCGGAACGACGAAGCGCTGGCGTTCGTCGCCGACGTAGATCGCGAAGTAGCCGGTGGGCGTTGAGGTCGGAGATGACGGAGAATTAGAGTCATGATCTTCCGTTAATTCCAAGCGATCAGTGAGCAAACATTCGTTGTGCGAATGTTCGCTGTCGGTTCCGACTCGGACGGCCTTCACTTTCTTGGCGAGTTTCTTGAAGGAGACCATTTTCTTGGCTAGCATTTTTTGTGAAGGAAGAAAGAGGAGAGGTgattagggttagggttttgtTAAGATGAAGCTATAAATCCATGGAGATggagaaaatggaggatctgaAAAAGGAATTTATACAAAAATGAAGGAGGCGGGTAGAGGAATAAAAAgtatttgaaaaaaagaaaaaaaaaaaaaaaacagagattGGACTATTGACTTTGACGGTTACTCATTGAGTCTCAATTATTCCAATTCTATGCTTTGATTTAATGTGTAAATTACCAACAACAAAACAAACTCTAACTACcttctatatttataattatacaCTTCAAACTTTTCGTTctaaatatcaaattttattttattttttataaatttaaaatttcaaccTTTAATCCTATAATAAATCTcaaattataaaatttgaagttttaaagtctaattttaacaaattttgaatgctaaattaaaaaaaaaaaaaattaaggatATAATCATGATTATAGTTGTATTTTAGAAATGGAtttacaattatatatataggttCTATATCTCATTGGTTTAATAACTTTTTTCACTAACTTACAAAAATTGATGGAtggattaaattttgaactttaaaGATTTTTATGCAATTTGTTAAAATCAACCGTAAAACATGGTGGTAGTTGTGATTATATTCTTAAACTTTCAAAGGTAAGAGCTAAGTCCTCAAACTTATCCAAAATTTTTAATTGCACCTTCAAACTTACATATTGTATCGATTATATAAGCTTGAGGATTTGTTTTCCATCACTTGTATGTCTAGCTTTTACTATTTTTGTACGTTTTATGGTCCAATTTTAATACTTCTACAAATTTAGGAGTTCAACTACAGTTATTGGAAGTTTGAGCGTGTAAGTGTAACTATCACcatatttaattttaggaataatTCTTGTAATTtgtcaacaaaaaaaaaaatcaatagcATATTGGTTGACAACTTGACAATATATGTGAGAAATCAAACTATAGTATACCTTATATTTATCAAGTTATGTTATTGACTACTACTTTTCATTAATATTAGAGACTTTTAAGGTAAAACAAATGATAGTAATGACGAAGATGAAGCTTCAAAAACATATTAGAAAATTTAAACTAAGTATGACATGTTGACTTCAAGTATAGTTTAACATTTGATTTAGAAAAACTCATTAATTTAGGTCACGAGTTTGACAAGTAGTCTCGTATATCACATCATGTAAAATGTCAAAG contains:
- the LOC103500907 gene encoding protein SMALL AUXIN UP-REGULATED RNA 54; this translates as MLAKKMVSFKKLAKKVKAVRVGTDSEHSHNECLLTDRLELTEDHDSNSPSSPTSTPTGYFAIYVGDERQRFVVPTSFLSHPLFRMVLDKAYREFGFEQRNALVVPCSVSAFEEIVSAVECCNGRFDFGEIVEEFL